The sequence below is a genomic window from Brevibacillus agri.
ATATAGTGGGATTGGCTGGTAATTTATCGTTGGTAAACGGTTGAAGGTTCAAAAGCGCCGAAAAAATAGGCTATAATGTAGGGAGCAAAAACTGGCGGGGGTGTATGCATGAGCACGGGGTTTATCATCGTTCTTGTCCTGACGTTTGTTCTTATCATCGGGGCCACGATTTTGGTTACGAATAAAGCTTATTCCCGGAAACCGGAGCAGATTGATCCGCTGCCGGGGAAAGACGCGGCGAGCAAAGAGCTGGATCAGTAGAGCGGAAAAAATCAAGCCTGCGGCGAGGATGGCGCTGCGCAGGCTTTTTTGGCGCGAAAAACAGGGCTGTAAACAGAAAAAAGACTGGAATGCATCCAGTCTTTTTCGTATGGTACGCCTGAAGGGAATCGAACCCCCGCACATGGTTCCGGAGACCATTGCTCTATCCACTGAGCTACAGGCGTGCAATATAATGGTTGACACTAATTAATTATAAGTCATCCACGGGGAAAAATGCAAACGAAAAACGAGATTTTGTGTGATTTTTTTTCATGAGTGTGAACAGGAAGCAATCTCAATTTTTTGTGTACGCTCTTCAAAAATTGGCAGGAAAATTGCAAGAGAGAACGAATATAATGAAAATTAAAGAGACATTCGCAAGAAGCAGTGGGAAGGGGGCGAGCTTCATGAACATGGGATTGGGTTTGTATCAGGAACAGACGCTGAAACTTGTGATGACGCCGGAGTTGCGTCAGGCCATTACTATATTGCAATACTCTGCTGTTGATCTGATCTCCTATTTGCAGGATCAGGCCAACGAAAATCCTGTATTTGACCTGGAAGTGGCAGCGGAAGTGGCTACGGCAAAAGCAGAAAAGCCGGCGCCGGAAATCGACTGGAAGGAAATCGTCGGAAACCGCGCGACAGGCGATTATTCTCCGGCAAAAAATGAAAGCACTTACAACCCGCTGGATTACGTGCAGCAAGGCAACGAAAACTTGTATGAGCATCTGGAGCGGCAGCTTGGCTATGTAAAAGGCTTCTCGCCTCTGCAAAAGCGAATCGCACTGTTTTTGATCGGAAATTTGGACGAAAAAGGCTATCTGGAAATTACGCTGGAGGAAGCGAGCCGCAATCTCGGGGTAGACGTGCCGGAGATTGAGGATGTGCTGTCGGTGTTGCAGCATTTTGATCCGGTAGGCGTGGCGGCGCGTAGTCTGGAGGAATGTTTGCTCTTGCAGTTGGAGCACCTGGCCCTCGACGACGAAAAGATCGTCCTGGTCGTGCGCAACCATCTGCAAGACCTCGCCGACAACCGCTACCAGCGCATTGCCGACAAAGTGGGCTGCACGCCGCAGGAAGTGCAGACGATGGCGGATTTGGTCCGCACGCTGAATCCAAGGCCCGGCGCCCAGTTTTCCCAGGCGGAGACGAGATACGTCATCCCGGACGTGACGGTGGAAAAGGTCGGGAGCGAGTACGTCGTGCTCGTCAACGATGTGGCGGCGCCGCGTTTGAAAATCAACAGCTTTTATGAGAAAATGCTTAGTCAGCAAAAAAGCCAGGAAGAGGCGAAGCAGTTTATCCACGACAAGCTTAACGCTGCGATGTGGCTGGCGAAAAGCCTGGAACAGCGCCGTCTGACGCTGATGCGCGTCACCCAGGCGATCGTGGACATGCAGCGCGACTTTTTCGACCGCGGCATCCATTACTTGAAGCCGATGACGCAAAAGGAGATCGCCGAGCGGGTCGGCTTGCACGAATCGACGATCAGCCGTGCGACCAGCAACAAATACGTGCAGACTCCGCGGGGCATTTTTGAGCTGAAATACTTCTTTACTTCCGCCCTCACCACTTCCAGCGGGTCTGCGACATCCTCGGAGAGCGTCAAACGCAGAATCAAGGCGTTGATTGAGCAGGAGGATCGCAAGGCGCCGCTGTCTGACCAGAAGCTGGGGGAAATGCTGCTTGCGGAAGGAATCGAAATTTCTCGCCGCACGGTCGCCAAGTACCGCGAAGAAATGCTGATCCCGTCCTCTGCAAAACGAAAGAGGTTTTAAACGACAATGAACAACAAGCAGCTTGAGGTCGTCCTGTACGGACGGAAAAAATGCCATTTGTGCGACGATGTGGAGCTTGCCATCCGCAGTCTGGCGGAAGAGTTTCCGTTGCAACTGCACATCGTGGACATTGAGAGCGACGCACAGCTTCACGAAGAAATGATGCTGGTGATTCCGGTAGTGGCGATCGACGGAGAAGTAGTGTTCCGTTCGATTACGCATGTAGTGACGATCGAGGAGCTGCGGGCTGAGTTTCGGAAGCGCCAGTTGACCAGTTGAATGGAAGAAAAGCTCCCCCTGCCAAGATTGGGCTAGGGGGAGCTTGCATGTTTTTCGCCGATATGCTACATTCAAGGTGAAGCAAGTGATCTTTTTTTTGCACCAATCGGGACAAAAAATGTATATACAGGGACAAAAAACGTCCCGATCAATTTTACAGCCAAGGATGTAAGCACATGCGACGATTACTGGAACTGCAGCAAAAGCTGCTGCCTGATCTGACTCAGGTCTTGCGCGAGAGGTATATGCTGCTCCGGTCGATCTACCACTTGCAGCCGATCGGACGCAGAGGGCTTGCGCAAGCGATGAATACGACAGAGCGTATTTTGCGGGCGGAAGTCGAGCTGTTGAAGGAGACAGGGCTGTTGACGGTTACCGCCGCAGGGATGCACCTGAGCGGAGAGGGGCAGCAGGTGCTGGATGACATGGAGCCGCTCGTAGGCGAACTGTTTGGCCTTACAGACTTGGCAGAAGGTCTGCAAAAGAAGCTCGGCATCCCGGAAGTGATCGTGGTGCAGGGCGACGCAGACCAGTCGCCGTGGGTCAAGGATGAGCTGGGGCGCGTAGGAGCGAGAGTGCTGAAGCAGGTCGTTCAGGAGGGAGATATTGTCGCCGTGACAGGCGGCACCTCCATCGCAAGCGTAGCCAACCACTTGACGCCTTCCGCTTCGTTCAAAAATGTGCAGTTTGTGCCCGCACGCGGCGGCCTGGGCGAGAGAGTGGAGCTGCAAGCCAACTCGCTTGCCGCTGCCATGGCTGCAAAGACTGGCGCTACTTACCGGCTGCTTCACGTGCCGGATCGCCTGCATCCGGAAGCCTTGCAGACGCTGCTCAAGGAGCCGCAGGTGCAAGATGTGCTCTCGCTTTTGCGGGATACGCGCATCGTGCTGCACGGCATCGGCGACGCCCTCGCAATGGCTCGCCGCCGCAATTATTCGGAAGAGGAGCTCGCTGATTTGGCAGAAGCCGGGGCGGTGTCTGAGTCCTTCGGCTACTACTTTAATGAAGCGGGCGAAATCGTCCACCGGATGCCGACGATCGGGCTGCAACTGGAGGAAGTGCACAAAGCTGAAACGGTACTCTCCATAGCGGGGGGCGAAAGCAAGGCAAAAGCGATTCTTTCCTTTGCCAAACAATCGTGTCAGAATGTACTCATTACGGATGAAGGGGCTGCAAGAGCCTTGTTGTCCGCACGATTGTAACGGAAGGAAGCTGATCGTATGTCTATGGCGCAGGTTATGCCCATCCTGGCGATGATTGCAGGAATTGTGTTCAGTTTGTCACTCGGTTTTCCGATTGCGCTGGGGATTGTTTTTGCGATCCTGGTCACACTGGTTAGTGTGAGCAAACTGGGCTATTCCTTGAAGCAGCAATTCTCGTTTGGCTGGGAAGGCGTCAAGAAGACGAAGCCGGTTCTCATGATCCTCTTCTTGGTGGGCGTGTTGATTCCGCTTTTGATGATGGGAGGAACCATACCCGCGATCATTTACTACGGGTTGTCCATCGTCAACGTCGACTATTTGTTTGTTCTCTCCTTTTTGCTGACAGGAGCGGTCAGTTATCTGCTGGGGACCTCTGTTGGCACCTTGAGTACCATCGGCCTGTCGCTGATGGGGATTGCCCATGCGGCAGGCATTTCGCCAGCGATTGTCGGTGGCGCGTTGATCTCCGGAGCGATGGTGGGAGAGCGGTTTTCGCCGATTTCCAGCAGCCGGCTGCTCGTCCTGTCCAATGTCGGAATGACAGAAGAACAGGACAGGCGAACCAGGCGTCCTGCCATGCTCGCGACAGGCATATGCGCCGTGCTGTTTCTCCTCATGGATCTGTTTCGCACACAGACCGGTTCCGGCGAGATGATTTCGTTGTATCAAGGGCTGTTGTCCAGCCACTTTTCGCTAAATGGGTTGCTCATGCTGCCGCTGATTGTCCTGATCGGGTCTTTCGCCCTGCGAGTAAAGGCCGTGACCGCGCTTTTGTACGGAATCGTGGTCAGCGCCGTCATGGTGGGCATTCACGGACAGCTTGACGCCAAGACGTTTTTTTCCGCCATGCTGTACGGATACGAGCTGCACTCGGGCACACCGCTCGATCAGCTTGTGCACGGCGGCGGGATGGTTGCCATTTTGAACGTTCTGCTGCTGATTGTCCTGGCAGGCTTTTTGAACGGCATTTTGAACCAGGCCAACATACTTACTCCGATTGTCGACAAATTGATGGGCAATACGAAAAATCCGACCGTACTGGTAGCAAAAGCGGCAGCGTTGTCACTTTTGGTCGTCATTATCAGTTGCAACCAGACCATTCCGATTCTGGTGCTTGGCTCGACGCTTCTCGAACGGTTCTCGCAATGGACCGGCGGACGCGAGCTGCTGGGCAAAACGATGCTGGACTCCACGGTTGTCATGCCTGTGCTGATCCCGTGGAACGGCCTGTCGATGGTGATGGCTTTGACGCTCGGCGTTCCTACTGTACAGACGTTGCCCTTCGTGTTTTTCAGCATTGTATTGCCGATTGTCACGATTCTCTCCACCCGAGGCTTTTCGCCGGAAGGTGGGTTTATAGCCACAAAGAATAAAGCTAGCTAACGAGCAGGAGGTTTTTTCTCATGGTAAAAGTAGGGATTAACGGTTTTGGACGAATTGGTCGCAACGTGTTCCGCGCAGCACTCAGCAATCCGAATGTAGAAATCGTAGCCGTAAACGATTTGACTGACGCGCAAACGCTCGCTCATCTGCTCAAATACGATTCCGTGCACGGTGTGCTGGACCTGCCTGTAGAAGCGGGCGAAAACACGCTGATCGTGGGCGGAAAAGAAATCAAGGTTCTCGCTGAGCGCGATCCTGCCCAACTGAAATGGGCCGACTACGGAGTAGAGATCGTCGTTGAGTCTACAGGCCGATTCACCAAGCGCGAAGATGCGGCGAAGCACCTGGAGGGCGGAGCGAAAAAAGTCATCATTTCTGCTCCTGCTACGAATGAAGACATTACGATCGTCATGGGCGTAAACGAGGACAAATACGATCCGGCGAAGCACACCGTCATCTCCAACGCGTCCTGCACAACCAACTGCCTGGCGCCGTTTGCCAAAGTGCTGAACGACAAGTTCGGAATCGTGCGCGGTCTGATGACCACCGTGCATTCCTACACCAACGACCAGCAAATTCTCGACCTGCCGCACAAAGACTTGCGCCGTGCCCGCGCTGCTGCGGAAAACATTATCCCTACCTCCACAGGGGCAGCAAAAGCAGTGGCACTCGTGCTGCCTGAGCTGAAAGGCAAGCTGAACGGCTTCGCGATGCGCGTACCGACTCCAAACGTGTCGGTTGTCGACCTGGTAGCCGAGCTGAAAACCGATGTTACGGTAGAAGAGATCAACAACGCGCTGAAGGAAGCGGCAGAGGGTCCGATGAAAAACATCCTGGGCTACTCCGAAGCTCCGCTCGTCTCTTCCGACTACAACGGCAACCCGGCGTCCTCCACAATCGATGCGCTGTCCACGATGGTCCTGGAAGGAAACATGGTGAAAGTCGTTTCCTGGTACGATAACGAGTGGGGTTATTCCAATCGTGTCGTAGACTTGTGTCATTTTGTTGCACAGCGCGGCTTGTAACACGTAAAATAGAACTGTTGTGAAAAAGGGAGAGCAATCTCCCTTTTCCCATATGTTTTTTCCGAATAAAAAGCCAATGATTTGGGAGGATCGTTCATGAACAAGAAATCTATCCGCGATGTTGAGCTGGCAGGCAAGCGCGTATTTTGCCGTGTCGACTTTAACGTGCCGATGCAGGACGGGAAAATTACCGATGATACTCGCATTCGCGCTGCTGTGCCAACTATCCGTTTCCTGATGGAAAAAGGGGCCAAAGTAATTCTGGCAAGCCATTTTGGCCGTCCGAAGGGGCAAGTAGTGGAAGAGATGCGTCTTACTCCTGTCGCTTCCCACCTGTCTTCGCTTTTGGACAAGGAAGTGCGCAAGCTGGATGATTCCATAGGGGCAGACGTAGAAGCGGCAGTCGGGCGCATGGAAAACGGAGACGTGATCCTGCTCGAAAACGTGCGCTTCCATGCGGGAGAAGAAAAGAACGATCCGGAACTGGCAAAACGCTTTGCGGCGCTGGCCGATCTGTTTGTCAATGACGCTTTTGGGGCAGCACACCGGGCACACGCTTCCACAGCGGGAATTGCCCAATACATACCGGCTGTAGCGGGGCTGTTGATGGAAAAGGAAATTCGCTTCCTGGGCGGAGCCTTGTCCAAGCCAGAGCGTCCATTTACGGCAATCGTCGGCGGCGCAAAAGTAAAAGATAAAATTGCTGTGATTGAGAACTTGTTGACCAAGGTTGACCACTTGATTATCGGCGGCGGCATGGCAAATACATTCCTCAAGGCACAAGGCTATGGCATCGGCGCATCGCTGTGCGAGGATGACAAGCTCGATCTGGCTCGTAGCTTGATGGAGCAGGCAAAAGAGCGCGGCGTCGAGCTTTTGATGCCAGTCGACGTCGTTGTGGCAGACCGCTTTGCGGCTGACGCGGAGAAAAAAGTCGTTTCCATCGATGCGATTCCGGATGGCTGGATGGCGCTCGATATCGGGCCAAAAACAGTGGAACAATACCGTAGCGTGATTGTCGAGTCCAAAACGGTCGTTTGGAACGGACCGAT
It includes:
- the rpoN gene encoding RNA polymerase factor sigma-54, which translates into the protein MNMGLGLYQEQTLKLVMTPELRQAITILQYSAVDLISYLQDQANENPVFDLEVAAEVATAKAEKPAPEIDWKEIVGNRATGDYSPAKNESTYNPLDYVQQGNENLYEHLERQLGYVKGFSPLQKRIALFLIGNLDEKGYLEITLEEASRNLGVDVPEIEDVLSVLQHFDPVGVAARSLEECLLLQLEHLALDDEKIVLVVRNHLQDLADNRYQRIADKVGCTPQEVQTMADLVRTLNPRPGAQFSQAETRYVIPDVTVEKVGSEYVVLVNDVAAPRLKINSFYEKMLSQQKSQEEAKQFIHDKLNAAMWLAKSLEQRRLTLMRVTQAIVDMQRDFFDRGIHYLKPMTQKEIAERVGLHESTISRATSNKYVQTPRGIFELKYFFTSALTTSSGSATSSESVKRRIKALIEQEDRKAPLSDQKLGEMLLAEGIEISRRTVAKYREEMLIPSSAKRKRF
- a CDS encoding glutaredoxin family protein gives rise to the protein MNNKQLEVVLYGRKKCHLCDDVELAIRSLAEEFPLQLHIVDIESDAQLHEEMMLVIPVVAIDGEVVFRSITHVVTIEELRAEFRKRQLTS
- a CDS encoding sugar-binding transcriptional regulator translates to MRRLLELQQKLLPDLTQVLRERYMLLRSIYHLQPIGRRGLAQAMNTTERILRAEVELLKETGLLTVTAAGMHLSGEGQQVLDDMEPLVGELFGLTDLAEGLQKKLGIPEVIVVQGDADQSPWVKDELGRVGARVLKQVVQEGDIVAVTGGTSIASVANHLTPSASFKNVQFVPARGGLGERVELQANSLAAAMAAKTGATYRLLHVPDRLHPEALQTLLKEPQVQDVLSLLRDTRIVLHGIGDALAMARRRNYSEEELADLAEAGAVSESFGYYFNEAGEIVHRMPTIGLQLEEVHKAETVLSIAGGESKAKAILSFAKQSCQNVLITDEGAARALLSARL
- a CDS encoding Na+/H+ antiporter NhaC family protein — its product is MSMAQVMPILAMIAGIVFSLSLGFPIALGIVFAILVTLVSVSKLGYSLKQQFSFGWEGVKKTKPVLMILFLVGVLIPLLMMGGTIPAIIYYGLSIVNVDYLFVLSFLLTGAVSYLLGTSVGTLSTIGLSLMGIAHAAGISPAIVGGALISGAMVGERFSPISSSRLLVLSNVGMTEEQDRRTRRPAMLATGICAVLFLLMDLFRTQTGSGEMISLYQGLLSSHFSLNGLLMLPLIVLIGSFALRVKAVTALLYGIVVSAVMVGIHGQLDAKTFFSAMLYGYELHSGTPLDQLVHGGGMVAILNVLLLIVLAGFLNGILNQANILTPIVDKLMGNTKNPTVLVAKAAALSLLVVIISCNQTIPILVLGSTLLERFSQWTGGRELLGKTMLDSTVVMPVLIPWNGLSMVMALTLGVPTVQTLPFVFFSIVLPIVTILSTRGFSPEGGFIATKNKAS
- the gap gene encoding type I glyceraldehyde-3-phosphate dehydrogenase, which encodes MVKVGINGFGRIGRNVFRAALSNPNVEIVAVNDLTDAQTLAHLLKYDSVHGVLDLPVEAGENTLIVGGKEIKVLAERDPAQLKWADYGVEIVVESTGRFTKREDAAKHLEGGAKKVIISAPATNEDITIVMGVNEDKYDPAKHTVISNASCTTNCLAPFAKVLNDKFGIVRGLMTTVHSYTNDQQILDLPHKDLRRARAAAENIIPTSTGAAKAVALVLPELKGKLNGFAMRVPTPNVSVVDLVAELKTDVTVEEINNALKEAAEGPMKNILGYSEAPLVSSDYNGNPASSTIDALSTMVLEGNMVKVVSWYDNEWGYSNRVVDLCHFVAQRGL
- a CDS encoding phosphoglycerate kinase, which encodes MNKKSIRDVELAGKRVFCRVDFNVPMQDGKITDDTRIRAAVPTIRFLMEKGAKVILASHFGRPKGQVVEEMRLTPVASHLSSLLDKEVRKLDDSIGADVEAAVGRMENGDVILLENVRFHAGEEKNDPELAKRFAALADLFVNDAFGAAHRAHASTAGIAQYIPAVAGLLMEKEIRFLGGALSKPERPFTAIVGGAKVKDKIAVIENLLTKVDHLIIGGGMANTFLKAQGYGIGASLCEDDKLDLARSLMEQAKERGVELLMPVDVVVADRFAADAEKKVVSIDAIPDGWMALDIGPKTVEQYRSVIVESKTVVWNGPMGVFEMDAFAEGTIGVAKAMEACAGTTIIGGGDSVAAVEKAGVAEQMTHISTGGGASLEFMEGKELPGVAVLADHE